Proteins found in one Methanooceanicella nereidis genomic segment:
- a CDS encoding alpha/beta hydrolase, producing MNSLTIEDLKQHAIEFVTALVKNDFASAVSRFDDVLKNALPQDKLKDYWNTLNSQAGSIQQITGISTAEMQGYRIVFVTCKFGWANMDVQVVFNDSGLISGINFLPANDISSTTSTYKPPEYADQSAFREYEINVDTGEWTLPGTITMPVGDGPFPGVVLVHGSGPNDRDETLGPNKPFKDLAWGLASQGVAVLRYEKRTKAHPEKFKAVYGQNCTVKEEVIDDALSSIRILREYPNVDPDRVFLLGHSIGGSIVPRIGKHDTGLAGLIIMAGSTIPMEDSALAQVTYIYSLSGQLTEQQKADIELLKKQVEKAKDPGLSADTPSSELPLGIPAMYLMDLHRYHPAEVAKGLSLRMLILQGGRDYQVTPEVDFEGWKAALAGKENVTLKLYPELNHLFFAGEGRSTPQEYDIEGHVDAEVVHDIARWIIKG from the coding sequence ATGAACTCATTAACTATCGAGGATTTAAAACAACATGCAATTGAATTTGTTACGGCGCTGGTAAAGAATGACTTTGCATCAGCCGTTTCCAGGTTCGATGACGTTCTAAAGAATGCGCTCCCACAAGATAAACTGAAGGATTACTGGAATACTCTGAACAGCCAGGCAGGCTCCATTCAACAAATAACCGGTATTAGCACTGCTGAGATGCAAGGGTACCGGATCGTCTTTGTTACCTGCAAATTCGGGTGGGCTAATATGGACGTACAGGTCGTATTTAATGATTCGGGGCTGATCAGCGGCATTAATTTCTTGCCGGCAAATGATATTTCTTCAACTACTTCCACTTATAAACCGCCTGAATATGCGGACCAGTCGGCTTTCCGCGAGTATGAAATAAATGTTGATACCGGTGAATGGACACTGCCCGGCACTATAACTATGCCTGTGGGTGACGGACCGTTTCCCGGAGTTGTGCTTGTGCATGGCTCAGGCCCAAATGACAGGGATGAGACTCTCGGCCCCAATAAGCCTTTCAAGGACCTGGCATGGGGACTGGCATCTCAAGGAGTCGCCGTACTAAGATATGAAAAGCGTACAAAGGCTCACCCGGAAAAGTTCAAGGCAGTATACGGGCAAAATTGTACGGTGAAGGAAGAGGTGATAGATGATGCGTTGTCCTCTATCAGAATATTGCGCGAGTACCCGAATGTAGACCCTGACCGTGTTTTCCTTCTGGGTCATAGCATTGGCGGCTCGATAGTCCCGCGCATAGGAAAACACGATACCGGTCTTGCCGGATTGATCATCATGGCCGGGAGTACCATTCCTATGGAGGATTCTGCACTAGCACAGGTCACATACATCTATAGCCTGTCCGGCCAGTTAACGGAACAACAAAAAGCAGACATAGAACTTTTGAAGAAGCAGGTGGAAAAAGCAAAGGACCCCGGTTTGTCCGCAGATACGCCATCGAGCGAACTGCCGCTTGGTATCCCTGCTATGTACTTAATGGATCTACACCGCTATCATCCGGCTGAAGTCGCGAAGGGGCTATCACTTCGAATGCTGATACTTCAGGGCGGACGCGATTACCAGGTTACGCCTGAAGTAGATTTCGAAGGCTGGAAAGCCGCCTTAGCAGGCAAAGAAAATGTTACATTGAAGCTCTATCCTGAGCTGAACCATCTGTTCTTTGCCGGGGAGGGCAGATCGACCCCGCAGGAATACGATATAGAAGGCCATGTCGATGCAGAAGTGGTTCATGACATAGCCAGATGGATAATAAAGGGATAA
- a CDS encoding peroxiredoxin, whose amino-acid sequence MTKRTMIIIIFFIIAIALLSINMSVSTGDATSEICITCKGTGLQTPALKINDRIPDLEADSYYNNTFTKVRFDDYRGKWMVFIFYPADFTYVCPTELDEMASLYKNFTDLGAEVFSVSRDTAYVHKAWHDSDPRIQKIQYPMIADTTGDICRAFGTYNESSGLSHRASFIFDPDGNLKSMEIYDDSFGRNTKELLRRLEAAKFVRENPGNFCPVSWEPGEETIKV is encoded by the coding sequence GTGACAAAAAGGACCATGATCATAATAATATTCTTCATTATCGCCATAGCCTTACTGTCTATCAATATGTCTGTATCGACAGGCGATGCCACTTCGGAAATATGTATAACATGTAAGGGAACAGGGCTGCAAACTCCTGCGCTTAAGATCAACGACCGGATACCTGATCTTGAAGCCGACTCTTACTATAATAATACATTTACCAAGGTCAGATTCGATGACTACCGGGGTAAATGGATGGTTTTTATCTTCTACCCGGCAGACTTCACCTATGTCTGTCCTACGGAGCTAGATGAAATGGCCTCCCTTTATAAGAACTTCACGGATCTTGGCGCGGAAGTATTCAGCGTCAGCCGCGACACTGCGTACGTCCACAAGGCATGGCACGACAGCGACCCCAGGATCCAGAAGATCCAGTACCCTATGATCGCAGACACTACCGGAGATATCTGTCGGGCTTTCGGTACGTATAACGAAAGCAGCGGCCTTTCGCATCGTGCAAGCTTCATATTCGACCCGGACGGCAACCTGAAGTCGATGGAGATATATGACGATAGCTTCGGCAGGAACACAAAAGAATTGCTTCGCAGGCTGGAAGCCGCAAAGTTCGTCCGCGAGAACCCGGGCAACTTTTGTCCGGTAAGCTGGGAGCCTGGCGAGGAAACCATCAAGGTGTAG
- a CDS encoding acyltransferase family protein, whose product MTDMINRNRNNFDLLRLAGAMLVIFFTTYGVMGAYKLDPLFRLTNGVITTGGMGVLMFFIISGYLITMSWDKRRNIIRFLWARFLRLVPALAGVALLTIFIIGPLTTHQNLWDYFTSRTTWGYLSIITVFFPSYHLPGVFIHNPSNMVNAALWSLPIESTMYLIVLVLGVLGILNKKYLVTLLTLSILGAYLYINVHTAHIILPVMSHDIINQLKQYSQMVSYPLYFMVGSIYYLNHDKIKYDMRLVLLASIAWVLSFWYYELLLLTTFICIPYIVLGIAFTSIPYINGIGTKADISYGLYIFHYPVQQTVLNFFSLDTLTLLIATLLITVPLAWLSWHLIENRALNIKNIDIKKLSLKQKFNSGKFQN is encoded by the coding sequence ATGACTGATATGATCAATAGAAATCGTAACAATTTTGATTTACTGAGGCTCGCTGGCGCAATGCTGGTAATCTTCTTCACAACTTATGGAGTCATGGGCGCATACAAGTTGGATCCTTTGTTTCGACTGACGAATGGCGTAATAACTACAGGTGGCATGGGCGTGTTAATGTTTTTCATAATAAGCGGTTACCTGATAACTATGAGCTGGGATAAAAGGCGCAATATCATAAGGTTCCTATGGGCAAGATTCTTGAGGCTTGTCCCGGCGCTCGCCGGGGTGGCACTATTGACGATTTTCATAATTGGTCCTTTAACCACTCATCAAAACCTGTGGGACTATTTTACCAGCCGGACAACATGGGGTTACTTAAGCATTATAACGGTGTTCTTCCCATCATACCACCTTCCGGGCGTTTTTATACATAACCCGAGTAACATGGTAAATGCCGCATTATGGTCATTGCCTATAGAGTCTACTATGTATCTGATCGTATTGGTCCTGGGAGTTCTTGGCATATTAAATAAAAAATACTTGGTGACGCTCTTAACTTTATCGATACTTGGAGCCTATTTGTATATTAACGTTCATACAGCACATATTATTTTGCCGGTCATGTCTCACGATATAATAAACCAGCTTAAGCAATATTCACAGATGGTAAGTTATCCCTTGTATTTCATGGTCGGGTCGATATATTACCTCAACCATGATAAAATAAAGTATGACATGCGCCTGGTACTCTTGGCTTCAATTGCATGGGTGCTATCCTTCTGGTACTATGAACTATTGCTCCTGACAACGTTCATCTGCATACCATACATAGTACTGGGTATCGCATTTACGAGCATACCTTACATAAACGGAATAGGTACTAAAGCCGACATAAGTTATGGACTATACATTTTCCATTATCCGGTTCAGCAGACAGTATTAAACTTCTTCAGTCTCGATACATTAACACTGCTCATCGCGACACTTCTTATAACAGTGCCGTTGGCATGGCTGTCCTGGCACCTAATCGAAAACAGAGCTTTAAACATAAAAAATATCGACATAAAAAAACTAAGTTTGAAGCAGAAATTCAATTCTGGAAAGTTCCAGAACTGA
- a CDS encoding cobalamin B12-binding domain-containing protein: protein MVRVSAQDQDEPDDLKSRDYEIIDKLFELAKNGNRAGAGVMIKAWNEAHRGENLIVSILEPFLNLVGEKWQQGDMSLAQAYVANKIVEDAILEYKVSADKEVRSHIKLKGPIVIGNIEGDFHGLGRKMVGLFLEGDGWEVIDLGVDVPAEEFVETACRVGARAIGVSAMMYGTAENIIKIRRILDERGLSGKIKLAVGGAVFRLQPELAWRVGADGTCESAIEAPALFERLWKESKETEGVS from the coding sequence ATGGTACGTGTCAGTGCTCAGGATCAGGATGAACCTGATGATCTGAAAAGCCGGGATTATGAAATTATCGATAAATTATTCGAATTAGCTAAAAATGGGAACCGCGCTGGAGCGGGAGTTATGATCAAGGCATGGAATGAAGCGCACAGGGGGGAGAACTTGATCGTATCGATATTGGAGCCGTTCCTTAATCTTGTCGGGGAGAAGTGGCAGCAAGGCGATATGAGCCTTGCACAGGCATATGTCGCTAATAAGATCGTGGAAGATGCGATCTTAGAATATAAAGTATCTGCCGACAAGGAGGTTAGATCGCACATCAAGCTTAAAGGGCCGATAGTGATCGGCAACATCGAGGGCGATTTTCATGGGCTCGGCCGCAAGATGGTCGGATTATTCCTGGAGGGAGATGGCTGGGAGGTGATTGACCTGGGTGTTGATGTGCCGGCGGAGGAATTCGTTGAGACCGCATGCCGGGTCGGGGCCCGGGCGATAGGGGTGTCGGCAATGATGTATGGTACGGCCGAGAATATAATAAAAATACGGCGTATCCTGGATGAGCGGGGACTGTCGGGCAAGATCAAATTGGCGGTCGGAGGTGCGGTGTTCAGGCTGCAGCCGGAACTTGCATGGAGGGTCGGTGCCGACGGGACGTGTGAGAGCGCTATAGAAGCCCCGGCATTATTCGAACGTCTCTGGAAGGAGTCAAAAGAGACGGAGGGGGTATCATAA
- a CDS encoding uroporphyrinogen decarboxylase family protein, giving the protein MNSRERVMAVLNGEKTDRRAFVPILNLYGARLIGATMERYYRDPALYASGQAAILESFRPDILLSPLFYAGEGEAFGANLKFFPDQPPNIRKYPVSSADEFLELEFPDIDSQPTLQYIRESLRLTVERCNSDIPVASILLNPIDLPSMVLGMDAWLDALLFKSDLHASVFNRTIDHFVAYGNALLADGASLLVSSGGFLSSTVVTRDLVEKVVMPVLKKAFAQIDGPIVIHNGGSSILPFMDLYKDLPNVVALYANAGDDLAKARRMIGDDIGLVGGMDGPSLDRFTPDEIYRRYAAILGDRREDPGFMLGTTGPDIPFDTPPENILAMIRAIDGVKSGNV; this is encoded by the coding sequence ATAAACTCAAGAGAAAGGGTAATGGCTGTATTGAATGGCGAGAAGACTGATCGGCGTGCATTTGTCCCGATCCTGAACCTGTACGGAGCGCGATTGATCGGCGCAACAATGGAAAGGTATTACCGGGACCCTGCATTGTACGCATCGGGACAGGCAGCGATCTTAGAGTCCTTTAGACCGGATATTCTATTATCTCCATTGTTTTATGCAGGCGAGGGAGAAGCCTTTGGGGCCAATCTCAAATTTTTCCCTGACCAGCCTCCGAATATCCGGAAATATCCCGTATCATCGGCTGATGAATTCCTGGAACTAGAATTTCCAGACATTGATTCCCAACCAACATTACAATATATTCGGGAATCGCTTCGGCTTACTGTGGAAAGGTGCAACAGTGACATCCCTGTTGCCAGTATTCTGCTAAATCCGATCGATCTTCCTTCTATGGTCCTGGGCATGGATGCATGGCTCGACGCGCTCCTGTTCAAAAGTGATCTTCATGCAAGCGTTTTTAACCGTACGATCGACCACTTCGTAGCATATGGAAATGCCCTGCTTGCTGACGGCGCCTCCCTCCTCGTCTCATCGGGCGGTTTCCTGAGCAGCACCGTCGTAACACGCGACCTTGTCGAGAAAGTCGTCATGCCCGTACTAAAGAAAGCGTTCGCGCAAATTGACGGGCCTATCGTCATACACAATGGCGGCTCTTCTATCCTCCCATTCATGGACCTATATAAGGATCTTCCTAATGTGGTCGCGCTTTATGCCAACGCTGGAGACGACCTGGCGAAAGCACGGCGAATGATAGGTGACGATATCGGACTGGTGGGAGGAATGGACGGCCCAAGCCTGGATAGGTTCACGCCGGATGAGATATACAGGCGCTATGCCGCCATCTTAGGTGATCGCAGGGAAGACCCCGGCTTTATGCTCGGTACCACTGGACCGGACATTCCATTTGATACTCCGCCTGAGAATATCCTTGCAATGATACGGGCGATCGATGGAGTGAAATCAGGAAATGTATGA
- a CDS encoding sensor histidine kinase, whose translation MYEHKGSADPAYSLLLVNVLEQMLQQGGHPDQVAHALNVQIREITGARLVILLQAEERCEQPRFIIHPESRRGIAESIEARELYKVTMQTDSIMLWDKSSQDPVGNRLLSAWQMNNCLSVPLFVGAVRVGTLVIMDFSFTGNIDSLISTMDRMSGVIGLIIRNADLYREVERLVEARTQEINERKKIEEELKDAKQQAELYLDLMSHDIRNMNQVGIGFLELALDSPDIIQADKELLSKSMGSLEASTHLIDNVKKLQKVRSGELRNYKINACLVIKRILARYSMIPDINVRFECRIPPSCHVMANDLIGEVFENILWNAIKYCGPQPVIRIEFEEVSVRSKSYDMISIEDNGPGIPDNVKDRIFRRLQRGDTRVRGGGMGLYLVKSLVESYDGRVWVEDRVPGDYTKGSRFIIMLPLAEQ comes from the coding sequence ATGTATGAACATAAAGGCAGTGCAGATCCTGCATATTCACTGCTGCTTGTGAATGTACTGGAACAAATGCTACAACAGGGAGGACATCCGGACCAGGTAGCACATGCCCTGAACGTGCAGATCCGGGAGATAACCGGCGCACGTTTGGTTATCCTTCTACAGGCCGAAGAGAGATGCGAGCAGCCCCGGTTCATAATTCATCCGGAAAGCAGGAGAGGGATCGCAGAAAGTATTGAGGCCAGGGAACTATACAAGGTCACGATGCAAACCGATTCTATTATGTTATGGGATAAGAGTTCTCAGGATCCTGTAGGCAACAGGCTGCTTTCTGCCTGGCAAATGAACAATTGCCTGAGCGTGCCTCTTTTTGTAGGCGCTGTGCGTGTCGGAACTCTTGTCATTATGGACTTCAGCTTCACGGGGAACATCGACTCATTGATCAGCACCATGGATCGAATGTCCGGAGTCATAGGGCTCATCATACGGAACGCAGACTTATACCGGGAGGTTGAACGGCTTGTGGAGGCGAGGACACAAGAAATAAACGAGCGTAAGAAAATCGAGGAAGAGTTGAAAGATGCAAAGCAACAGGCCGAACTCTACCTGGACCTGATGAGCCATGATATTCGCAACATGAACCAGGTTGGCATAGGGTTCCTGGAGCTGGCGTTAGATTCGCCGGATATAATCCAGGCGGATAAGGAGTTGCTGTCGAAGTCGATGGGTTCGCTGGAGGCCAGTACTCATCTCATCGATAACGTTAAGAAGCTGCAGAAGGTCCGGTCGGGTGAGCTGAGGAACTATAAGATCAACGCCTGCCTGGTTATTAAGCGTATTCTCGCACGCTATTCGATGATACCGGATATAAATGTCCGCTTTGAATGCAGGATACCCCCCTCGTGTCACGTGATGGCTAACGATCTCATTGGTGAAGTTTTCGAGAACATCTTGTGGAACGCGATCAAGTACTGCGGGCCTCAGCCGGTCATTCGCATCGAGTTCGAGGAAGTCTCGGTCCGCAGCAAGAGCTATGACATGATAAGCATAGAGGATAACGGCCCCGGTATACCTGATAACGTAAAAGACAGGATATTTCGCAGGCTTCAGCGAGGAGATACGCGAGTCAGAGGCGGTGGCATGGGGCTGTACCTGGTCAAATCGCTCGTGGAGAGCTACGATGGCAGAGTGTGGGTCGAGGACCGGGTACCGGGCGACTACACGAAGGGTTCCAGATTTATAATTATGCTGCCTTTAGCAGAACAGTAA
- a CDS encoding class I SAM-dependent methyltransferase, with product MSSKCVKIPKSQGETTRQSLVEAEIIDQRFKIRSDDEFVYIPVLKDLTDDILNKIIPGLNIIECELEENERAKTIEDIIGFTPSFEVIGDIAVVNEDYDKSVGEAIMKVHKSVKTVLMPLTPVTGEFRTRDFKVLCGENRTTTAYKEHGFRYEMDINKVYFSPRLSTERKRVVDQVNDIELVIDMFAGIGPFAIPIAKKAMYVIAVDKNPAAVEYLKKNIELNKVTNIQAINADIREVQIPQEADRAIMNLPHSAHEFLDVAFRLVRTGGIIHYYDIRNEKDIFDNIIKMIREKASENGCLIQIADKRIVRSYSPHEYNIVLDIRIVGKELNTR from the coding sequence ATGTCGTCTAAATGCGTCAAAATCCCTAAATCTCAAGGTGAAACCACAAGGCAATCCCTTGTCGAAGCTGAGATCATCGACCAGAGATTTAAAATAAGGTCTGATGATGAGTTTGTCTATATCCCGGTATTAAAGGATCTGACAGATGATATTTTAAATAAGATCATACCCGGACTGAATATCATAGAATGTGAACTCGAAGAAAATGAAAGGGCAAAAACGATAGAGGACATTATAGGGTTCACGCCTTCTTTTGAGGTCATCGGCGATATTGCCGTCGTCAACGAAGACTATGATAAAAGCGTAGGCGAGGCTATTATGAAAGTCCATAAAAGCGTAAAGACCGTCCTGATGCCTTTAACGCCGGTCACGGGAGAGTTCAGGACACGGGATTTCAAAGTCTTATGCGGCGAGAACAGGACCACCACCGCCTATAAAGAGCACGGTTTCAGGTATGAGATGGACATTAACAAAGTATATTTTAGCCCGAGATTATCCACAGAAAGAAAAAGAGTGGTCGACCAGGTTAACGACATAGAGCTCGTCATAGACATGTTCGCGGGCATAGGGCCTTTCGCCATACCGATAGCAAAAAAGGCCATGTACGTCATTGCAGTGGATAAAAACCCTGCTGCGGTAGAATACTTAAAAAAGAACATAGAGCTCAACAAAGTGACCAACATACAGGCGATAAATGCAGATATAAGAGAAGTACAGATACCGCAAGAAGCCGACAGGGCAATAATGAACCTGCCGCACTCGGCGCATGAATTCCTGGATGTCGCCTTCCGGTTAGTCAGGACAGGCGGCATCATACATTATTATGATATAAGGAACGAAAAAGATATATTCGATAATATTATAAAAATGATAAGGGAAAAGGCCTCTGAGAACGGATGTCTGATACAGATCGCAGATAAACGCATAGTCAGGTCATATTCGCCTCATGAATATAACATAGTGCTTGATATACGCATCGTGGGAAAAGAATTAAATACAAGATAA
- a CDS encoding helix-turn-helix transcriptional regulator encodes MSCKKLRLTVTSLAVALLFVISLFCVPSAHAMTTVHGNIYEWSSFDTLTNVIVEVNSMPPQTMVSKTGSYSFNLPSGDYTIIAKWGSPGSNALYAQENITITGDGDYIIDLILFPAGSIDDLDILDDNITAIVPDEPVQNDQNLVLVAAMVFIIFIVLGFIGYVLFFRKKPAPKKEQIKEIKHVTDIFEEQVKREDEDVQIVSEPPKIQFSVATQAQKELTLPEDLREIIQILEKNGGRMTQLDLRKALPYSEAKVSLMITDLENRGLIKKIKKGRGNVILLTGMDKNN; translated from the coding sequence ATGAGTTGCAAAAAGTTGAGGCTTACAGTAACATCGTTAGCAGTAGCCTTGCTTTTTGTAATATCCCTGTTCTGCGTTCCGTCTGCTCATGCGATGACCACGGTGCACGGCAATATCTACGAATGGTCGTCTTTTGATACTCTCACCAATGTTATAGTGGAAGTCAATTCAATGCCGCCTCAGACGATGGTCTCAAAGACCGGCAGCTATTCGTTTAACCTGCCAAGCGGCGATTATACCATTATCGCAAAGTGGGGCAGCCCGGGGTCTAATGCCCTTTACGCTCAGGAAAATATAACTATCACGGGCGACGGGGACTATATAATAGACCTGATACTATTCCCTGCCGGTAGCATAGATGATCTTGATATCCTGGATGATAATATAACTGCGATAGTGCCGGATGAGCCGGTGCAGAATGACCAGAACCTTGTATTAGTGGCCGCTATGGTATTTATCATATTCATTGTTTTAGGTTTCATCGGCTACGTATTATTCTTCAGAAAAAAACCCGCGCCTAAAAAGGAACAGATCAAAGAGATCAAACATGTAACGGACATTTTCGAAGAGCAGGTGAAGCGGGAAGATGAGGATGTTCAAATAGTATCCGAACCCCCAAAGATCCAGTTTTCGGTGGCGACACAGGCACAAAAAGAGCTTACGCTGCCGGAAGACCTCAGGGAGATAATCCAGATCCTTGAAAAGAACGGCGGAAGGATGACGCAGCTTGACCTAAGGAAAGCCCTGCCATATTCAGAGGCCAAGGTCAGCCTGATGATAACGGATCTTGAGAACCGGGGCCTGATCAAAAAGATCAAAAAAGGTCGCGGGAACGTTATACTGTTGACCGGTATGGACAAAAACAATTAA
- the dph5 gene encoding diphthine synthase, translated as MLTFIGLGLYDEEDVSLKGLKAIQEADVIYAEFYTSRLMGSSIEKMEGLYGKPVKVLAREDVEQHPKENVLKDALDKKVVFLTGGDAMVATTHIDLRLRAKEMGISTSIIHGSSIASAVCGLTGLQNYRFGKSATIAFPYKNIVSEAPYDTIKMNKQNGLHTIIFLDIDREKGYMTVNQGVELLLKVEEKRMENVLTDSLCVGIARAGSSDPCVKADRIDRLKSYDFGGPLHIMVIPAELHFLEEEALNEFA; from the coding sequence ATGCTCACATTTATCGGTCTGGGCCTCTACGACGAGGAAGACGTATCACTTAAAGGATTAAAAGCCATTCAAGAAGCAGACGTCATATATGCCGAGTTCTATACGTCAAGGCTCATGGGCTCCAGCATAGAAAAAATGGAAGGCCTTTACGGAAAGCCTGTAAAAGTACTGGCACGAGAGGACGTAGAACAGCATCCGAAAGAAAACGTCCTTAAAGATGCCCTGGATAAAAAAGTAGTATTTTTAACAGGCGGCGATGCTATGGTCGCCACGACACACATTGACCTGCGGCTAAGGGCAAAAGAAATGGGGATAAGTACCTCAATTATACACGGGTCATCTATAGCGTCAGCCGTATGCGGATTGACTGGATTACAGAATTACAGGTTTGGAAAATCAGCTACAATAGCGTTCCCGTATAAGAACATAGTGTCGGAAGCTCCTTATGACACTATAAAAATGAATAAGCAGAACGGGCTTCATACCATCATATTCCTCGACATAGATCGTGAAAAAGGTTACATGACCGTAAATCAGGGTGTAGAACTGCTTCTTAAGGTGGAGGAAAAAAGGATGGAGAATGTGCTCACTGACTCGTTGTGTGTAGGGATCGCACGGGCCGGTTCGAGCGACCCGTGCGTGAAAGCCGACAGGATAGACAGGCTCAAGTCATACGACTTTGGAGGGCCGCTTCACATCATGGTGATCCCTGCCGAACTTCATTTTCTTGAGGAAGAAGCTCTAAATGAATTCGCATAA
- a CDS encoding helicase HerA domain-containing protein: protein MKGSVGIIFGETGSHEFKFLVSNPAEVKRTDYVKVWHATDGWVLGQVLTMTHTSDLYGLETVANPGNTRVSRGNDKIVAKATVIGVRDDQGLLRTPKTPFCPGDKVFIADEELIINILGLSSGGAYLGLLDGTEIPVMVDRNKMVQKHCSILAMTGSGKSYTAAVIMEEMLEKGVPLLIIDPHGEYSTLRYANDDADIDTLGDRFDVDSYGYDNITVYTPGNLDLCEYADKVLRLNGKNLKPKDIIDYIPGDLNNTEIGLIYEAVNEIVNDRKDYTIADVMREIRSLKSNTKWGVVNKIEPLATSEFLSDRPTPLTELFVKGRASIIDMKGIHPDVQQIIVAKLLSGLFEARKQGLVPPGIIVVEEAHNFCPEKGFLKTTSSEVLRTIASEGRKFGIGLMIISQRPAKVDKNVLSQCSTQIIMRVTNPNDLKAITKSLEGMTSELEEEIKRLPPGVALIVSPDISRPVLVEIRVRRSKHGGGSEDVSPDDEPDFEVEDELEPEVKAPINMRREETPETRKGFTESLFQKVFGRR, encoded by the coding sequence ATGAAAGGCTCGGTAGGAATAATTTTCGGAGAGACCGGGTCCCACGAATTTAAGTTCTTAGTTAGTAACCCGGCCGAGGTTAAGCGAACAGACTATGTAAAGGTCTGGCACGCCACCGACGGATGGGTATTGGGACAGGTCTTAACTATGACACATACGTCAGACCTTTATGGTCTGGAGACTGTGGCAAATCCAGGTAACACACGCGTCAGCCGCGGGAATGATAAGATAGTGGCTAAGGCCACAGTTATCGGTGTAAGGGACGATCAAGGGCTTTTACGCACTCCTAAGACACCTTTTTGCCCCGGGGATAAGGTGTTCATCGCAGATGAGGAGCTGATCATAAATATTCTGGGATTATCCAGCGGAGGTGCCTATCTTGGCTTGCTGGATGGCACCGAGATACCGGTCATGGTCGACCGTAATAAAATGGTACAAAAACACTGCAGCATACTTGCGATGACAGGAAGCGGTAAGTCTTACACAGCTGCCGTAATAATGGAAGAGATGCTTGAAAAAGGCGTGCCGCTATTGATAATCGACCCGCACGGGGAATACTCCACGCTTAGATATGCGAATGACGATGCGGATATCGATACGCTGGGCGACAGGTTTGACGTCGACTCATATGGATATGATAATATAACTGTATATACTCCGGGAAATTTAGATCTATGCGAATATGCTGATAAGGTATTGAGGCTTAACGGCAAGAACCTTAAGCCAAAAGATATCATCGACTACATTCCGGGAGACCTGAATAATACTGAAATAGGGCTCATCTACGAAGCGGTGAACGAGATCGTTAACGACCGTAAAGATTACACTATAGCCGATGTGATGAGGGAGATCAGATCTTTAAAGAGCAATACGAAATGGGGCGTCGTGAATAAAATCGAGCCGCTTGCAACTTCCGAGTTTTTATCAGACCGGCCGACACCCCTTACAGAGCTATTCGTAAAAGGAAGGGCGAGCATAATCGACATGAAGGGGATACATCCTGATGTCCAGCAGATAATTGTGGCAAAATTATTATCCGGCCTGTTTGAAGCGAGAAAACAGGGCCTTGTGCCTCCTGGTATAATCGTTGTAGAGGAGGCGCATAATTTCTGCCCTGAAAAAGGCTTCCTTAAGACGACGAGCAGCGAAGTGCTAAGGACGATAGCCTCGGAAGGCAGAAAGTTCGGTATCGGCCTCATGATCATTTCACAGAGGCCTGCAAAGGTGGATAAGAATGTCCTCTCCCAGTGCAGCACTCAGATAATAATGCGCGTGACCAACCCCAATGACCTGAAGGCAATAACAAAAAGCCTGGAGGGCATGACATCGGAACTCGAAGAAGAGATCAAGAGACTTCCGCCGGGTGTGGCTCTAATAGTCAGCCCGGACATATCGCGCCCTGTGCTGGTAGAGATAAGGGTCAGGAGAAGTAAGCATGGCGGCGGCTCCGAGGATGTATCGCCTGACGATGAGCCTGACTTCGAGGTCGAGGATGAACTGGAGCCTGAAGTGAAGGCGCCCATTAATATGAGGCGGGAAGAAACGCCGGAAACAAGGAAAGGTTTTACTGAAAGCCTGTTCCAAAAAGTGTTCGGGAGAAGATAA
- a CDS encoding DUF357 domain-containing protein, which produces MAADLKEKTDRYKGLLRAALDDVRISASDGSFMEKVANDYLNLANCYYDDGVHFIEDGDLVNALVCFSYGHAWLDAGVRLGVFSVTKKDLFAA; this is translated from the coding sequence ATGGCTGCAGACCTAAAAGAAAAGACAGATCGCTATAAGGGGCTATTACGCGCCGCACTGGACGACGTCAGGATATCAGCGTCCGACGGATCGTTCATGGAGAAAGTCGCTAATGACTATCTTAACCTGGCAAATTGCTATTATGACGACGGTGTCCATTTTATTGAAGACGGCGATCTCGTTAATGCGCTGGTATGCTTTAGCTATGGGCATGCCTGGCTCGACGCGGGCGTCCGCCTCGGCGTATTCAGCGTAACGAAAAAAGACCTTTTCGCCGCCTAA